The following proteins are co-located in the Betta splendens chromosome 9, fBetSpl5.4, whole genome shotgun sequence genome:
- the xbp1 gene encoding LOW QUALITY PROTEIN: X-box-binding protein 1 (The sequence of the model RefSeq protein was modified relative to this genomic sequence to represent the inferred CDS: deleted 2 bases in 1 codon) — protein sequence MVVVTAGAGGAHKVLLISGKHAGSSGGSQAAFSRPISVVLPSAANQASSDSDSNSSTGPPVRKRQRLTHLSPEEKALRRKLKNRVAAQTARDRKKAKMGELEQQVLELELENQKLHIENSLLREQTNGLLTENEELRQRLGLDTLDSKEEVQVLLSNGNETGLGIGSSERSTQATCASAAGAGPAVSKSEDFSMDTDSPDTTDNESDLLLGILDILDPELFLKSCEQECQEPQVLLVGGGDPVPATTPASLGAPPAKLEALNELIHFDHIYTKPVEEVGDGQGSDSESGADEKIHDEDDFPIIEVVVEEAGVKDEPEEVVIPSQADDLLSATSSTAIRSLEKEACLADTYSDSGYEGSPSPFSDMSSPLCCEGSWDDVFANELFPQLISV from the exons ATGGTGGTGGTCACAGCAGGAGCCGGGGGGGCTCACAAAGTGCTCCTCATATCCGGGAAACACGCCGGCTCGTCCGGCGGCTCGCAGGCGGCCTTCAGCCGGCCCATATCCGTCGTGCTGCCGTCGGCGGCCAACCAGGCGTCGTCCGACTCGGACTCGAACAGCTCGACCGGGCCGCCGGTACGAAAAAGACAGAGGCTCACGCACCTGAGTCCGGAGGAGAAAGCACTACGCAG GAAACTCAAGAACAGAGTCGCAGCTCAGACTgccagagacagaaaaaaggccAAGATGGGGGAGCTGGAACAGCAggtcctggagctggagctggag AATCAGAAACTTCACATCGAGAACAGTCTGCTTCGGGAACAGACAAACGGCCTCTTGACAGAAAATGAGGAACTAAGACAGAGACTTGGGCTGGACACCCTCGACTCGAAAGAGGAG GTTCAGGTTCTGTTGTCCAACGGGAACGAAACAGGTTTGGGGATCGGGTCTTCTGAG CGCAGCACTCAGGCTACGTGTGCCTCCGCAGCAGGTGCAGGCCCAGCAGTCTCTAAATCTGAAGACTTCTCAATGGATACAGATAGTCCTGACACTACAGACAATGAG TCTGATCTGCTACTGGGCATTCTGGACATCCTTGACCCAGAGCTGTTCCTCAAGTCTTGTGAGCAGGAGTGCCAGGAGCCGCAGGTGCTGCTGGTCGGAGGGGGGGACCCAGTACCTGCCACCACACCTGCGTCTCTGGGGGCCCCACCAGCTAAGCTGGAAGCCCTTAATGAACTGATCCACTTTGACCACATCTACACCAAACCCGTGGAGGAGGTGGGCGACGGGCAGGGCAGCGACTCGGAGAGCGGTGCAGACGAGAAGATCCACGACGAGGATGACTTTCCCATTatagaggtggtggtggaggaggccggCGTGAAAGACGAgccggaggaggtggtgatcCCCAGTCAGGCGGATGACCTTCTCTCTGCGACCTCCTCCACGGCCATCCGCAGCCTGGAAAAGGAAGCCTGCCTGGCGGACACGTACAGCGACTCCGGATACGAAGGGTCCCCTTCCCCGTTCAGCGACATGTCCTCTCCCCTGTGCTGTGAGGGCTCTTGGGACGACGTGTTTGCTAATGAACTTTTCCCCCAGCTTATCAGTGTCTAA